The segment TGAAGATCAAATAATTAAACTATAAATTCCACAGCATTGTTCAGTGAATATAACCTGATCCACcttttcagttttgaaaagagCATCTGAACATGGGAACTGCAATGAAATGTATCTTTTACCAATAAGGTTTATGATTATATTGATCAAGTTTCTGTTATGAAGAAATAATTCTTTTCATATTATTTGAgcacaaaaagaaatcaaatgagtTGAATGCAAAAACAGGTTAATGCTGTGGTGCTCTCTCTGAAATAAATGACTTGACCAAATCACATAACCACAGTTAGATGCTATCATATAAAATCTCAGTTCTGTGCTTACAGTACTAAAATACAGAGATCTAGGCTACCTCATCATAgccatttttaataaaactcaGTAGCAGTACATACGACCTAAATGACGGTGATTCAACTGTTGAAGGGGAATAGAATGCAGGATCTTCACAATAAACCTTGCTACTAGTTTACTTTGATCCGTCTCTTGATATAATGTGCAACACTTTACTCATAATAAGCAAATTTCAATTGGTGTCAGTTGAAATACCATTTCAGGGGTAAGGGTaaatttggattttgttttaatcttggGATATTGATATCAAAGCAAAACAGATAACCATAATCTATAAATTGGAGTTTAGTAATTTCAGACATTAGTATATGTCATTACTGGAGTGTGAGACAAGATGCTTCCTCTCTACGTCCAAAAAAGTGAACTACTGGAAATGTCAGATGGCTAAAGAttgttgattgattggttgTGCTGTCATGCACAGTCATGTGGTTGACAAAGTGCAGtcagctgtatgtgtgtttaacaAAGATGCATTGAAGTGGCCAGCTGTAAATGTAATCTGGAGAAATCGTACCTGGCTATTACCTGGATAAGAGACACAGACTGCCTTCATCATCACTACATGTGAAAACAATATTCATTGACAGAGATTTGCTGACAGACATTCCTTATGGCTGTTGTTTGTGTATTAtgtttcatctttcatcttGTATGTGTCGTTCTACATGCATAGACTAGATATGCGTGTTTCCAAAGAAATACTGTACACAGGAATCTGGCTCATATGTTTTAGATTTGTGGATATCTTGGATTTCTTCTGCCACCCAAAAGAATGCATTCGTTTATGAATTCATTCATTGTgctatttcaaaatgtttcccACATACTATGAAAAATGGTATGTTGATGTATGGTataaacaaaaattacaaatgtaTTATCTCATAAAGAATAAGTACAGAATAGAGCCTTATGTTAAGTGTAATTTAAATAAGACAAAGATCCTTTTATGCACAGTTGTGGTCAGgaacattattatattattggtCATGCCACTCCAGAGGAGGGTAGACTTTGTTTGCTGTGAGTTAGGTCAAATTGAGAATGGGGTTCAgtttttgatttattataaatgcacttttttattGAAGTGTCCTCCATTTCTGTTGATTTCTTTAGGCTGGATTATTAAGAAATACTTGAGTTGTGCTTCAGGGAGGGAACTTTCTTGTAGCTGATTTTATTTGCCAAGCTTGGAAGAGAGGacagcatattttgttttagtaATTATGTAATGAAGTTGTTTTTACCATTGCAACTGTATTTCTGATGTCTTGTGGGTTCGGCACCTTGTCTGCAGGACAcgaaaataaaactgtcagtcagtaAATCTTTGACACAATTAGCCTATTTAGTAGAGCATAGGTAGTCTCTTACCTTGGTTTGTATAAAGGGATGCAACAAAAATtgatgaaaattgcaaaaatataaTAGTCCAAGCACCTCCCAGCAATTAAAACCTTCCCTTTTGCTGTAAAGCTGAAGTGAACAGTTTGTCCCTCCCATATGCCTTTAATGCAGCATCAGTACTTCCATTCTGTCACAGAAgcagagacaaacaaaagagTAAGTTCTTGTTTCAGACTCCGAGGTAAACAAATGAGTGAGCACAGTAGACTGTACTGTTACTTTAATGATTAATATGATGCACCTGTCTTGTTAAAACTAACCTGCAGTGTAAATCAGCCAGCAGGACATATGGTGATGGCAGCTGCTCTACCACTGACAGTCGTGGTCAGTACAAATAcagaactgaaactgaactttTTATGCCTaatagtgaaaatgaaatgaagtagAAAACACCGTTTCAAAGGCAAAGAGTCTCTCAGAGTTGTATAATAATTATATGTCATAAATTAtttatatgtaatttttttttctcctttgccaAGGTGAACAGCCCAAAAATGACTTGGTCTCTGATGTCAGCGGGAAGGAGGGTAAGTACACTGAGGAGGATTCCTGACATATCATACACCTGTTTATTGTTGAGCTCAAATGTAATTCATATTTTCTCAAATCATAGCTAAAAAGACTTTGGttttccaaataaaatatttcagaaTTCTAATCTTTCTTTCTGAGCATGGGAGAACTTTGTTAAAaccctttaatttaatttaatttaatttatatatttttacaaattttggGGATAATTTTGTGGTAATATTGTGGTAATTTGCTTGTAggttaattttaaatatattttttcacttttatactttttattttgccaattttaatattttctgagtaataattacaataaaaatgaagtaaaaataaactaatttaagagagagggaaataagTACAGATGAAACTGAGGAAAATTAACAATacaacccttttttttctaaaagtaaAGTTATCATTTGTTAAATGTATATCCTGAGTCGACTTTTCctaaagcaacaaaaacacaacgaAACTCACACAATGTGTACTGTGTAATCTGATCACCCCTCAGAGACGATGAACGttcacacactcccacacttagataagagaaaaggagaaagaataGACCAGCTTGTTAACGTGGTTGCAAATGAGTACTAGTACCGTCTGCTGCTGGCTCCCCAACAGGCAGCATCCTATCTGctgaagacagaggaagagaacgAGGAGGCCTCAAGAGGTTTAGTAACATGTGGTCGTCTCTCCGGCGGCGCAAAAACGATCGTAAGAACTATTTTACTTCACCACACCACACAAGGGTCATTCTGTATCTCCTGCTCTCAGTTGATACTTGCTTTTCTCATTGACGGTTGCTTTAAATTGCTGGATATTTTCACACAGACCAAAGGAAAATGAAAGCACTTCATTTTACAGCCCGCAAATTGTTTCACTATTTTGTAATTATGAGCTAAACACAAGATAGTGACAAAGTAAAGATTGTGGGAATAAAAGGGTAATACTTTCAATTAGTTATCATGTAACTACTGCTGTAACTACCCCATACCAAAAAATAATTACAGGGGAACAAATCATTTTCCTGGAGCTTATAGCCTGTAGTTATGTGGTAACTACAGGCAACAAGGGCTGCAAAATAGAGATGCTTTTGTCATATCTTGTTCACAGTAAGTACAGGGAAAGTACAAGGTTGCCCCACAGTAAATACAGCTTACCAGAGAATCACATTTCTACCTGATTGGCTTTGGAGTAGAAGGAGAGGAGACCCTGCAGCAGCTCTGGTGACATGTCTGTACCAATTTAGCATACACAGAGGACCTGAATATGGAAATAACACAGTAGACAACATAACagaatataaaatgtatttgaaatgtaGACGAGTATGTAAAGTAATTTGTCAACTTTAAAGgataaaatgcaaaattcaaGACTTTGAAGAATTCCAGGCAAACAGTGAACAGTTTTGATGGATAAAATGTGTATCTTTGTATAAAAATTTGCAAACAAGCACAGAAATAATGGGTCAACTAAAGCAATTCTCTGCTGGAAAGCTGCCCTTCCCAAGCTTGTTATGGGAAAAGTAAATGTCTGATTGCTTCATTTCTGGTATCCTTAGATTCAAGAGAAGACACTGAATAAGTAGATGTgcatcatttgtttatttgttcaaaaatgCGGGAATGAACACAGACATAAAGAGGTTGTAGAGCAAGATATCCCTGTGAACAGCTGCTAGAAAACCTGTGAACATGGCATCAGTGCTTACGTCCACAGATGGTGTCCTTTGTTTCATGCTTGGTATGGCTAGACTCAGgagaaaacaccaaacatttTGGTGTATGATACGTTTGGCTCCTatagaagatagatagataggatagataatctttattgtccacagatgtggaaatttgcctttGGCTTCACACGTTGGTTAAAACATATCACAGTAAATCACAGTATATGCATTAATAAAGACACAACATGCAGAGTACAGACAACAATAATAGACATGTTTTCATTGGCTAATATGTTTACTAGCCATTTCTGATTTGTAGTTATTGTTAATTTGGTTAACTTGCTAGCTAGTTGGTTCTTATGTGTTCTCATCTGTTCTCATCTGTTCTTATCTCATCTGGTTTCATCTGTTATGTGTTTTATCAAGGAGTGAAAGACCTTGCACCTCCAGAGCCACTGGGCCCTGTGGCAGTGGACAGCACAGCCAGGGAGCAACGCTATGCCAGTGGCCAGTACTTTTTTGAGTACCTAGTTGTGGTTAGCCTCAAGAAGACCAAGGAGGGAGACTACCAACCTCAGATCAAATACCAATTCCCCAAGGTCAGTTGAACCCAAACTCTAGTTCTAGTTTTGCAAGTTAagtccttcttcttcttcttcttcttcttcttcttcttttaattGCAAGCAATATGGCAACTGGGAACATCTCAGCCATTTAGTTatgaggagaaagggagaaattGAAATCTGATGAGTTtaaataatgttgtttttttcctgtattgtACAACACTAATTGTTAATCGCATATATGTAAGTGAATAACACACTGCATGCATCCAGTGAAGTTTCCTGTATTTTGTCATATcgcaacatatatatatagtgcaGACAAATTGCAACAGTTTTGCAAAATCTaattcttttaaaatgttatagGGATTGGTTTGCTTTGTATTAATAGTGTTTCAAGGAAATAAGTAGACAGCAAGAATATagataaaagtgtgtgtgtgtgtgtgtgtgtgtgtgtgtgtgtgtgcgcacgtgcactCAGAGAGATGGAATGGTAAAGTTccaaaaggaagaggaagagaagacgCTCAAGGCAATCactctgttttgtttccctGAGGGCATCAACTGGGCTCCTTTGACAGAATACCACAGGTAAAATCAAACCGCTGACAGTCACCTTGTCACTTTTTAGATGCAGCGCACCTCATTGAGCTAATGAGTAAATTTCTtttgaaattaatatttaaacaaCTAAAAGACAAAATTTCAGCTGTATATGTGAAAAGTTCTAATCAGGCTTTTGTTGTTACCTTAGCACTGAGACAGCACTAGTAAAAGTTGTAAATGACATCAGATTGAATATGGTCGACAAAAAACTTTCAGTATTAGTATGTTTAGACTAAAGTGCTCCATTTAATAGTCGAGCATGACATCCTTAACAGACTACTAGACTTGTGTTGGCCTCTGGCTCAGTTTTAGATTGGTTTAGGTCGTATCTTTGTCTTCACTGACCACTCCTCAATGAAGGCTAGCATAGCATGGGGTTACCTCAAGGATCTATTCTAGGACACAGCTTGTTCagtctctgtgtgctgctgctgctgggaaataTCATTAGAAAACATGGGATTAATTTTCACAGCTATGCCAACAATACACAATTGTACATTACTATATTACCTGATGATTTCAGCCCTCTTGACAAACTGGTCCAGTGCACTGATCATATCAACTTGTGGATGTCCCACAATTTCCTGCAGTTGGACAAAGATAAAACTGAGGTCTTAATTATTGGAGAAAAGgcccagagagagaggtgtgccTTGACTTGCCGTAATAAATAAAGAGGAACTCAGAGGGTGCTTTGCATTTATGACACTTTGTGTCCTTGTTTAACCTGTGACTCTTTTGTCTGTACCCAGCGAGACCTTCTCCTTTGTCCTGACTGAGATTGATGGCAGCAGAAGAAATGGATACTGTAGGAGGTTACTGGTCAGTGTGTTGACTGATTTCTTATACTGTGTGGcaccattttgaatttatttatataatgaTTCTCTTGTTCTTTCTGATCTACAGCCCAATGGGAATGGAGCTCGTCCACCTGAGGCATACTGTATAATCAGCAGACTGGCTTGTTTTGGCCTCTTCTCCAAGGTGAGAGAGTTCAAGAGTAATTTCAACTGAACACATCTTAAAGTTGAAGTCTCTTTAAGGGTCTTCCAACTTTAAGTGTAAGGTAAAAGTAAAGAGCAGATTTATTTGCTTTAGCTTGCTGTACTGGGCTTAAATTTTTAGACCTGTTTAGAACTTCACTGTCTACTAGGAGCCAGtatcaaaatgaacacagctgtGAATTTCCGTGTTAACATGTGCCCTGCACatcacaaacagctgatttgcTTATGCATCTTTCAGGAAACGGCATGCCATTTCCTTTCTGCAAACAGTATTGCTGCCACATGAAAATGTGGCAGCACTGATCTATGGATTAGCATCTTAGAAGTAGAACTGTGGAAGGAGCAAAATGTGCTATCACtgacagaaagaagaaagggTATGACTTGTCTGTCTTATGTTTCCCTTTATCCTTGATACATCTGAAAAGGTGCTTCATTACTATTATCctctctgactttttttcagtttgagagGGAAGCTtgtaaatacactatattaccaaaagtattcgctcacctgcctttactcatactatgaactgaagtgccatcccattcctaacccatagagttcaatatgatgtcggtccaccttttgcagctattacagcttcaactcttctgggaagactgtccacaaggttgaggagagtgtttataggaatttttgaccattcttccaaaagcgcattggtgaggtcacacactgatgttggtcgagaaggcctggctctcagtctccgctctaattcatcccaaaggtgttctatcgggttgaggtcaggactctgtgcaggccagtcaagttcatccacaccagactctgtcatccatgtctttatggaccttgctttgtgcactggtgcacagtcatgttggaagaggaaggggcccgctccaaactgttcccacaaggttgggagcatggaattgtccaaaatgttttggtatcctgaagcattcaaagttcctttcactggaactaaggggccaagcccagctcctgaaaaacaaccccacaccataattcctcctccaccaaatttcacagtcggcacaatgcagtctgaaatgtaccgttctcctggcaacctccaaacccagactcgtccatcagattgccagatggaaaagcgtgattcatcactccagagaacgcgtctccactgctctagaggccagtggcggcgtgctttacaccattgcatccgacgctttgcattgcacttggtgatgtgtggcttggctgcagctgctcggccatggaaacccattccatgaagctctctgcgtactgtacttgggctaatctgaaggtcacatgaagtttgtagctctgtagcaattgactgtgcagaaagtcggcgacctctttgcactatgcgcttcagcatccgctgacccctctccgtcactttacgtggcctaccacttggtggctgagttgctgttgttcccaaacgcttccattttgttataatagagctgacagttgactgtggaatatttaggagcgaggaaatttcacgactggatttgttgcacaggtggcatcctatgacagttccacgctggaattcactgagctcctgagagcggcccattctttcacaaatgtcttgtttcacagtctgcatgcctgagtgcttgattttatacacctgtggccaggccaagtgattaggacacctgattctgatcatttgaatgggtgagcgaatacttttggtaatatagtgtatatataattatatgCCCAGTCTCACCACTGTAAGCCATTAATCACTTATTAATGCCAAAAGAGCTTTTGCAATGGTGCAAAACATTAGTAGATAAAGCCTGTAATCTCTTTCAGAGGTGTTGAGTAAGACGCTGAGGAAGTTGAATCATACTgacaaactgtaaaatattgcaACTCTCTCCAAGAGTTGTGTATTAGACTTTCATCAAGTCACAGCTTCTTTCAATGTAGAgtctcttatcttatcttattatcACCAAACCTGACACCTTTGTCGAAAAGGATGTCAACAAGGATGTCTGCAAAAATGACACCGATTGGCCACATGGTATTACAGCAATTTTGGCCTTTAACTTTACAACCGTAAAACACAGGAACAAACGTATGTTTTTCCTGGTTTCAGTGTGTCGACACATCTATTCAGGTAGGTCGTGGGTTCATTTCTGTCAACAAGGTTGAcagaaattttgaattttgcaatAACCTTTTGCCACTAAAAAATTTTTCACAGCATTATCAGACCAATCAATACATGGGAtccatgttgttttctgatcAGTTTAACCATATTGTTATGCAGTATTATGAATTTCATGTTCTGGCCAAGACACACCCACATGATTAAGGTTTTCACATGTTGGCCTACAACGCTTGAACAGTTTGTGCTGAAAGCCCACAATCACTGCTTGGggcactattattattattattattattattatcagtagtaatagtagttttATTAGTAGTGTTTAATATTACTGTTGCAGATTATGCTGTGTGCTCCTCTGTCTGCAGATTTTTGATGAGGTAGAAAAGCGGCGGCAGATCTCCATGGCCATGATCTACCCATTCATGCAGAAGCTGAGAGAGTCTTCATTCCCAGCTCCAGGCAACACTGTGGAGATTAAGAGTTTCATCCCTGAGTCTGGTACTGAGGTAAGACTGAGCCTCATGTTTCTACCAAAACTTCTGTCTCCTTGGCTTAAGAGAGCTCTCAAAGTTTAAGTGATGTTGTAGacttcaaatctgttttttttttttcttttttcatttacatttttactaaataaataaatacaaacataatGATAAGTTCATTTGTGCTGCCTGATTAATCTAGGACAGTGTTACAGCAATTACAAGCATTTTATATGCTTTATCAAACACAATCAGACTTCATGTCCATCAGCAGTTAAGTTATGATCTTTTTGAATCTgctcatttcattcagtttcacagCTTTGGTTTTTATGCAGTTTTggagttttattattttttgtcctAACTTTTTATTCCAGCCTAAATAGGTGGTTAACTACTCCACCAATAAAAAGGCAAATACATTGACTTTGGTTAGGTTTGCATGGCTAAATGTTAACAGGTCCAGTCAGACAGTAGAAGGTTGCTGTTATCATGCAAGAATTGTATTcatggagaggagcaggagactGAGTAACCATAGTCTCTCACACTGTAGGTGCAAGAAAAGGAAGCAAGAAAGCCCAGCTCAGAAGGAGAAAAGAGTAGAAAAGAATAGTGGAGAGGGTAACAAAGCTGTCCAGCCAGGCAGAGGTGATAAGCATGAACATGAATGAAAACACTGTTGTGCTGTGATTGTCATGATGTGGGCTTAAGTCTGGTTTTCACCACTATTCAAAGTAGCCCCTCTCTCCCATTTTTAAGGAAGattgtgaaataataaaataaacttttcaaaatacaaatgatGAGAAATTAAAAGCTAattacaggtaaaaaaaaaaaaaaaaaaaaaaaagtgatgaagcATATGTAAACAcaattgtttgcttgtttagaAACTGGTTCAGTGCAACTGCTTATGCAACTGGTTTGACAAAATATGCACATGCAAATGTAGgtacgtgcacatacacacacacataatagaAACTGTCTAGTCCAACCCGCTTACTTCATGAAATGAGGTATTGCATGTGGGTGTGTCAGTGTAGAGTTGTGTTTGAACCTGTCCCACATTACTAAACTTTTCCCTAAGGTCAAAATCCCACAAAGGTTTGTCTCATCATGCTGCATTCCATGTTTGATTCTGTTGTACAGGCAGCTCACACATTAGCCCACATCAGCTTTCATAtaggaacaaacaaaaaacatgctttgAAAAGCTCCTTGTCCACAGTGGCACTAAAGGCAGGGGTAATGAACTGAGACTGTGCTTGTAATTAGTCCATATGCTAGACTTCAGCAGAGATAAGATGAAAATATCGACAGGCAGCCAGCAGTTTACAGTTAAGTTGACTGTTTGACCAGGGAGCATGGAAAACACAATGGCACGCTAACAAGTATGGATTTACTTATAGTTCTTACACTGAGTTGGGTGCTTAACCCTAGAATACACACTGAAATTATTACCACTAGCAGCCACACAGCAGTGGACAAAAGTGTCTGGAGCTCAGAAACCTTACGACCCCCAACAGCTAAACTTGACAGGAAGGTTTGAATGTTTGCTCAGTTGGCCCATAACTGACCAGATTTTCCACCATTTTGAATATTACGCAACACAGTTTTTGCACTTCTTCAGTTTTTGACTTGTTTCCGCCAATATTTGTACTCAATGTAATCAGTCCAAGCTAAACAAAGCATATCTTCtgttttttgatcattttgcaGCATGACTGTAATTAGCCACCTAAGCTGGCTGCTGATGTCACTAATAAAAATAGCAATTTCTCATGGACTGTGTCCTGTATTTATCAGGTTTTATACTTATGTtagcaaaaatatatatatatatgtgcatcGATGGCCAAATGATGCCAGTGTAACAGCTACGTTTCACATTTTGGCCTTTACGTTTGACCTGTAAATCACTGGAACAAAATGTTTCCTAGATTCCTTGTGTCAAGATGCCGTGTAGGCAAGCCCCACCCATTTTTGTCAACAAGATTTTCCATCAGATTTGAATTTTATGTTaaacaggtttttttgtttgtttctttgttgttgttattgttgttgttgttgttgttgttgtttggtgtgACTTAATCTTcctcagttgtttttgttttaatgtcatAATTTTtacatatcatcatcatcatcatcatcatcagacaaaGCTGCAGAAAGGGTACCCTTTATTTTCCAGTACATGTCCACAACATGACCATAATTATCTAATGAAAGTCGCTAATTAGACAAATGGCTCTAACTCATCAACTGCATGGCCCATCTTCAACAATTGCACTAATTGGCCAGATGGTGGCACTAAAACacctcatttttatattttgccgAAAGCCTTTGAATTGTGAGTTGTATTctttaaagatttttattttttatttattttatttttttttaattgtaggATTCTGTGGCTCtatgcctctttctctcatgtGGCATGTTGTGCTCAAAACTCTACCGTCACAGCTTGCAGCTATATTgattagtattatcattattattagattGGTATTTAATTACTCTGTGATATGATGCTGTCTTCTcctgtgtttgtggtgtttttcagcCATAGCACCCTTTGTTTCATTATTCCATGCTCTAACAGCTGTTtcatttttggaatgaaaaattTTGAATCTTGGCATTAAATTTGGTTATCAAGAGCTTCAATCCAAAAGCCATCTGCAACCCAGTGATGGCACACTGTTAACAGTGTTGACACAGTTGTGACAGTGGTGACTCTCCACTAGATCATCAGGCTGACTCGACCACTGGATTCGTGGCTAGAGCACGTCAACTTCATGACACTCTTCCGCTGCCTAACAGATGAGGAGGTGTTACTGGTGTTCGCTGCTGTCATCCTAGAGAGACGGATTATCTTCGTTGCTGATGAATTGGGGTATGACCTGCACACCTATGCACTTAAAGACATATACAAGCTATGTagaaaaactcaaatttatCCATGTCTTATGACCTAGATTGGCTCTGGGATATTGAAAGCAAAAGTTGCAACCAATAAATACCAATACTTAACCATGTTACTTCATAATCCACCAAGCTGTTTGTGGTTCTTCATAGTTTTTAAGTTGTATTGCCTCATACTGGCTATactaacaaaagcaaaaaaagaaatatctgCTTGAAACTCAggtgaaaatacattttttttatgaactaaaaGGTTTTTATCAGaactttcctgtctctctacagCACTTTATCCCAAGTCCTTCATGCAGTAGCAGCACTCCTCTACCCATTTACCTGGCAACACACCTTCATCTCAATCATTCCAGAAATCCTCATTGACATAGTGATGGCACCTACCCCCTACATGTTGGGGGTCCAGAAACATCTGCTGGATCTGGTCACCGACCAAAGTGATGTGAGTTATACTGAAGAACCCGACAAATCATTGTCTTCAGGGCAGAATGATCTTACACCTTAGAGCTAGTTTTTAGTGAATTTGTAAAAGGACAGGCTTTGGGGGAttttaaagggttaattcaccagtattgcattttatttgtattaagtATTCAAGGGGAAGTGTCTTGAATCCCAGGCGAGGAAAGGTTTACTCGcaggccttcatggtaaacttatATGCCAAAAAACGTTCTCACGCCATCTCTGTTCCTTATTAAAAATTCTGGTTAAAAAGCTCACTCATCATCCATGGTAAGTAGACACCAAGTTCGGTTGCTGTTTTGAGCAGGACTCAATACCACCAGTTATTAAGCATAGACAAACATTTTGAACTTGACCGGATTAGCACTAAGATGAGGCGTGGCAGCCGTATTTTGCTCTAATGTGACTGGGACCTCAGAGACATTAGTAGGGGATTAATGTTTGATGAGTCTGTTCagtcttctctttcttctctctttaacACAGCTGCTTGTGGTGGATTTATCAAAGGACAAAAAGGAGACATTCATTGTTTCAGTAAGAGTGTGAAAATACTATAATGTTTGTGTTATCATGACTAACAACAAATACCATtctaaaaatgtttgaaaagtttTGTCCACCCTCAAATTGCTCCTGCTTCCAGGTTGGCGATGAGAAGTCTATTCTGCCCCCAAAGCTCCAAATTGAAATCCTGGAGGCACTGAGAGACAGAACAGAAGGAACAAGTAAGTACAtgggaaataaaacacaagtcTGTATTTTCCAAAGGGCAACCGCCACTGGACATGCTGTGCAGTTCAAAATATCATGAATAGATTCATTGTAGATGTGTCATCGATTTTT is part of the Myripristis murdjan chromosome 7, fMyrMur1.1, whole genome shotgun sequence genome and harbors:
- the dennd2da gene encoding DENN/MADD domain containing 2Da isoform X1, whose amino-acid sequence is MNILPSSSQPKQMEESSHLPVEGELSPIKQKRSFSFLSPRVKTERQHSLEETGFPKRRGLKSFSSLRETSWRKARVRDEDGTSQQQSGLVQLRKTGRLEGEQPKNDLVSDVSGKEGSILSAEDRGRERGGLKRFSNMWSSLRRRKNDRVKDLAPPEPLGPVAVDSTAREQRYASGQYFFEYLVVVSLKKTKEGDYQPQIKYQFPKRDGMVKFQKEEEEKTLKAITLFCFPEGINWAPLTEYHSETFSFVLTEIDGSRRNGYCRRLLPNGNGARPPEAYCIISRLACFGLFSKIFDEVEKRRQISMAMIYPFMQKLRESSFPAPGNTVEIKSFIPESGTEIIRLTRPLDSWLEHVNFMTLFRCLTDEEVLLVFAAVILERRIIFVADELGTLSQVLHAVAALLYPFTWQHTFISIIPEILIDIVMAPTPYMLGVQKHLLDLVTDQSDLLVVDLSKDKKETFIVSVGDEKSILPPKLQIEILEALRDRTEGTTVEEFNRVVSEAFLPFFVKTVGHYNSYVKRRGPGERGVFDRRSFYKAIKSKTTRHFVKKFIQTQMFDLFIQEVEQQQSGPQQGIFHEKIREYQEKKKP
- the dennd2da gene encoding DENN/MADD domain containing 2Da isoform X2 gives rise to the protein MSGGVTRRIRKPTGLTAFKNRWSEQPKNDLVSDVSGKEGSILSAEDRGRERGGLKRFSNMWSSLRRRKNDRVKDLAPPEPLGPVAVDSTAREQRYASGQYFFEYLVVVSLKKTKEGDYQPQIKYQFPKRDGMVKFQKEEEEKTLKAITLFCFPEGINWAPLTEYHSETFSFVLTEIDGSRRNGYCRRLLPNGNGARPPEAYCIISRLACFGLFSKIFDEVEKRRQISMAMIYPFMQKLRESSFPAPGNTVEIKSFIPESGTEIIRLTRPLDSWLEHVNFMTLFRCLTDEEVLLVFAAVILERRIIFVADELGTLSQVLHAVAALLYPFTWQHTFISIIPEILIDIVMAPTPYMLGVQKHLLDLVTDQSDLLVVDLSKDKKETFIVSVGDEKSILPPKLQIEILEALRDRTEGTTVEEFNRVVSEAFLPFFVKTVGHYNSYVKRRGPGERGVFDRRSFYKAIKSKTTRHFVKKFIQTQMFDLFIQEVEQQQSGPQQGIFHEKIREYQEKKKP